The Castanea sativa cultivar Marrone di Chiusa Pesio chromosome 4, ASM4071231v1 sequence ACCAGGCTCAAGTATAGAAACATGGAGGGTAAACTTACAGGATATCTCAGATGTTCGAGTATGTTGCTGGCTGGTTGAGCATTGTCATGCACAACCATTGGTGAGTATGACAGTTTTTTGTGAACCAAATGGCCCAACTGTTCTCCTCTATATGTTGCATAGTCTGTGCTTCCATGAATGTTCAAGTACTGCAACTAGTTTCTTAGGCCCTCCACGTATTACATGACTTGCATGCATATTCCTTTTTGTTATTCTTTGTTAGGTTCTCGATAATGTTTATATAGtgataacatttttatttatttttttaaatatatgcttgaatcAATCAACAACTAACTTTTTATAACCCATATCAGGACTACTAATCAAAACTTTGTCATAAGCTACAAGTAAACAGCAAATAAACTtccttaaaataaaactaatttatttgtttaacttttgtTGCACACAGCTAGTTGCATACATTCATTCACGGCCTGGGGAatcttgttttgaaaatataatttcgtttataattttgaaatggtaaaattttattttaagaacatGATTTCAAGGGAatcttgttttgaaaatataatttcatttataattttgaaatagtaaaattttattttaagaacaCGATTTCAATTGACATGATGCACTCTGTACACACTAGGATATGATAATCagtgctttttatttatttatttattttttggtctcACGTTTAAGCGTACATAGGTTAACAGCAAATAGACTTAGCAAAAAGCAAATCAATCCACAAAGTCCATGAAGAGCTAACGGTTTAGAAGAATTTGAACATTAAAGAAGGCCAAATTTATACACACCAAAGACTTAAAAGACagcaattttttcaataaagctAGAGAAAGAGGAGCGTCATTTGATTGGAGCCTGTGGTGGGCCTCAATTTATACTGAGAGTATTTAATATCAGttttctcataaataaaaaataaaaaagatttacaCTGAGAGACTATGACACCTCAGGCATGGAATAACGTTGCAATCCGCAGGTTGTCGTTGTTAAATTATCTTCAGTTTTTAATGCTTAACCCTCCAAAgctattattataaaatttcaaatttattgctACAAGTTTTAATGATTTCATATTTACATCTACTGTTTCAAATCAAAACCATCAActctctttctaaaaaagaaagaaaccatcaactcttttctttttgagtaaaaaatACCATCAACTCTAATTGGCCAACAAAAAACTCTTATTTCACCATTTATAAAACGTCTTCTTGTTGGAGTAATGATAgagatataaacttttttacaaaaatttttacaaactattgatgtggTGAACagttattaataaatgaaaaaataatattaatgatgcgtttaaataaaaactaaataaaatgttataaaatagtttatgattGTTGCATTACTTTTCTTCTAttctattaaattaaaattcatattcaatgattattaaattattaaaaagctAACTaatgttataacttataaggaCATTGgtttaagaataattttataagttttttaaataaaaaataaaaaaaagattttctaaccattttttattaaaataatattaaattttatttaaaataataaactaacAAATATCCTAAAAACACTCGTAAATTAGATGCTTGACTTAAAACCCCACTTATCTTATGTAATTTACTATATTTGACAAAAGCCTAATCTAGaacctcttcttttttactctttcctttttcattgtcatttatttttgctaacaAAATCTTTGACTATGAAGACCATAActtccctcaaaaaaagaaaaagaaaaagaaaaaaaagaccacaattaatttaattactaacccccccccccccccaacaaacacacacacttttcaaaaaaacacacacaaaccccaaaaaaaaaaaaaaaaaattatatatatatatatatatatatatatatatatatatatattgtgataacaatagAGAGCAGCCATGTACGTTTTCTCCCAAAGACCTTTGTAGTACCTGAACGTATACATTTATTATATACCCATCAAAAGTAACACCTTTTCatacccaaacaaaaaaaaaaagaaaaagaaaaaccctttttttttcttctctgtcACTTCActtttttccccaaaattttttggttaaattagggttttgaaatGTGGAGGTATGATGGGATCTTCTGAATCAATCTCAGTACCCAATTCCAATCCCAATACCAACGGTCTGGAATTAGGGTTAGATTCTTCACAATCCCCAAACCCTAATCCCGATCTGGACAACCAAACACTGCCGGATCCAAAAGTGGAGGAGCTCAATGAGAAGCTTGAGAGGTTGGATTTGAAGGAGGAACCGGACTCGAAGAAGAAGAGCGAGGAGGAGAAAGAAGAGGAGAAAGAGGAGGAGAAAGATGGGAGCTTTGGGTTGAAAGAGGTGGTGAGAGAGAAGAGTGATTTgaatgaagaagaggaagaagagaagagGGGTGGGAGTGAATGGAGCTATGGaaatgagaatgagaatgagaatgaggATGAGGTTGTGATTGGGATTGATAAGGTGGTAGTGgaaagtggtggtggtggtggaagtggtggtagtggtagtgGTGATGAGGTGGAGAAGAAGGAGGAGAGAAATGGGGGTGGAAAGAAGTTTCAGTATCAGTATCCGGTGAGACCCGAGGCCGAAGATTGCTCATTTTATTTGAAGACTGGGACTTGTAAGTTTGGATCCAATTGCAGGTTCAATCATCCTGTCAAAAGGAAAAACCAggtatatatattgtaaaactCTATGCAGATactatgtgtgtttttttatgtatgtatatatgtgtgtgtgcgaaTTGAGAATAAGGCTGCCTACCGTGAACTCTCCCAAACCCTGCAAAAAACAAGAGCTTTGTGCACTGGGTACGACCCATTTAGGCATgtttgtatatatgtgtgtttatTGGTCTATAGTGTTGTTTTAGCAATGTGTGGAACTTCGTGTTTGTGGGGGATGTGTTCAATGGTGTGTTGagttatgatgatgatgatgattttttttttttggtgagaggATGTGTACTTATAATCTTATATACTAGTAACATAACTTTACTACACTATGCAatactacacacacacacaggaaTGTATATATTTCTATGATTGTGTTTATTTGTCTAAATTGTTGTTTTTGCAAAAGGGTAAGGTGGGTCTGTGTTGTGGATGTGTGGAACTCTGTGTTTGTTTGTGGGCAAGTGTTAGTTGGTGTGTTGAGTTATGATGATAACAATCATTTTGTGAGGAGGAATGTGTACTGGTTTGGAGATGGGGAGTTTTATTAATGTTTGAGAGGAGAATGGTCTTGCAGTGGACAGGAAGTGGGGGGTGGttgtgatatatattttttggttactaatttgttgttgttgtgatattggGGATTCTGGTGGGTTGGATTTTGTATGGTAGTTCTTTTTAGGGCTGAGTTAGTTTTAAGGGAAATTAGTTTTGtttctgaaaatttttttatatgatttcattttcttcttaattgaaatttaatggAGGGAATTAGTAGAATgacctcttcttctttttttcctcaatgGATGgaatatttgttaaaattaatggTAGTGGGTATATTAGGGTTTTAGCTTTCAAGTggcacttttctttttctatttttctatagtgctgattttttgctttttgggctttttttattttatcaatttgaaGGCTATTAAGGACAAGgtgaaggaaaaagaagaactCGCAGAGAGGCCGGGCCAGTTGGAATGCAAGGttcttattattgttattatggtTCTCACAATCATCTTTATGAGTTGATTTTaacaggaattttttttagtacgCATCATATCTTCCATGACTTCTTTTTAGAATTGTTTCAATTATTTGTGTATTAATTTTATGGCCCAAGATAGACTTCGTTGAAGGATTTTTACTATTGTATTTATGATTCTTTGCATTTGACCCTAGATACTTAGAATATTCCTGATTCAATTAATTTGGCATTGCCAATAGGTCAATAGGGTCCTACCATAGTGAGTAAAAACTTAAGGCATCTATAAGGGAGGGTGGGTACTTCAGTTTGAATTTTTACTTTGGAAAAACTAATTGGGCTGCTTggaattttatttgtttatcctTGATTTTGATGATATTGGATTGTTATAATGTTGCTGATGTATGTCAAGAATTAAGATCATAGTTTATCTGTATGATGCTGATGTATGCCAAGATTTAAGATCTTAGTTTATCTGTAACTTTGTGATATGTATCAAATTATAGTAAGTCATTCCCTTGTAGAAATCTGAACTTAAAATCTATACCTACATTACCCACCCATTTGATCTAAAGCTTAGAGGTAGGCACAGGTAGAGAATTTCCAAGTTCTTGATAATTAAAGGCCATTGATAATTTAGTCTGGGTCTGGGTCTGGATCATTGATAATTAAAGGCCAAGTTCTTGAgaattttcaagttcttttaGGTTGCATTTGGGATATGAGAAaaagttagcttatttttgctccTAAAGTGGGTCCCATTGCTTTAAAAGTcagcttttagctttttttttctaaatactttcagcaaatagtttttagtttcagcaaaataagcggttcCCAAATGGATCCTTAGTCTCTTGTGGAATTGCAGTTTTTTTTCCCTAGCGATAATTATGTGGGGATTGTAATACTGAGAAATAAGTATTCTTTACTtattaaaagtgaaaaataaaaaggaaaattgtgATTGTAGTTTCTGTATGGAAGATCTGTCATCCGTTTGAATATGGGTCTGGGTCATTTAATGGCCCACGCACAATCTCTTTTAATGTGCAATGTTGTTCAAGTTAGCTGTTTATATATTACATGGAAGAtgacttaacaaaaaaaaaaatatattacatgGAAGATAATTTTGTTagataataaatc is a genomic window containing:
- the LOC142631633 gene encoding zinc finger CCCH domain-containing protein 43 isoform X2; the protein is MMGSSESISVPNSNPNTNGLELGLDSSQSPNPNPDLDNQTLPDPKVEELNEKLERLDLKEEPDSKKKSEEEKEEEKEEEKDGSFGLKEVVREKSDLNEEEEEEKRGGSEWSYGNENENENEDEVVIGIDKVVVESGGGGGSGGSGSGDEVEKKEERNGGGKKFQYQYPVRPEAEDCSFYLKTGTCKFGSNCRFNHPVKRKNQAIKDKVKEKEELAERPGQLECKYYLRSGGCKFGKACRYNHTRGKTMGSTFLELNFLGLPIRPGEKECPYYMRTGSCKYGANCKFNHPDPTAVAGSDPSSGFGNGGSVSLGASQSSVTSWSPPRAMNENSPFVPVVLSPTPGVPPQNSDWNGYQEQNICAHYSLYGICKFGPACKFDHPIDPPSSPMTGVDQHSSYGISVTSENAGVAGSGSGSDSPLQQPV